Proteins encoded together in one Rhinoderma darwinii isolate aRhiDar2 unplaced genomic scaffold, aRhiDar2.hap1 Scaffold_126, whole genome shotgun sequence window:
- the LOC142699075 gene encoding phosphatidylinositol polyphosphate 5-phosphatase type IV-like isoform X2, whose amino-acid sequence MPFWRKTKKYHVSQIPDKGNLMKEIPTMEEPNISLQKFSIIKDMPAEKCSDPSHSKSCDIGSKNTKKSTIRSLGSSAVIGAKELDRCFPNRRLRLYVATWNMEGKEFPQNLEDLLLPSDDTKDIYVIGVQEGCPNRREWEIKLQETLGPHYVLYHSSGLGVLYLTIFIRRELIWFCSEVEHTHVTTRLFHHVKTKGALGVAFTVFGTSFLFINSHMRFGAVYKRIQDYKTITEGLRLPQIIPERINSNALDVTSRFDRVFWFGDLNFQLKEDRKNVESLLKNIKGRDMSSLLKHDHLNEAKNNGSIFVGFKEHTIEFLPTYKFDIGTDTYDTSEKQRIPSYTDRVLFKSQYEGDVRVLRYDSCPVLKTSDHRPVFGIFEVKLRPGSDNIFLIPASHWLVEALTARSI is encoded by the exons atgcccttttggagaaaaacaaaaaaatatcatgtctctcagattcctgataaaggaaatctgatgaaagagataccaactatggaagagcctaacatctcgctccagaagttttctatcatcaaagatatgccagctgaaaaatgcagcgatccaagtcacagcaaatcttgtgacattggctcaaagaacaccaagaagagcacaatcaggagcttgggcagcagcgctgtgattggcgctaaagaactggatcgctgtttcccaaatagacggctgagattatacgttgccacctggaatatggaggggaag gagttcccacaaaatctagaggatctgctgttgccatcagatgacaccaagGACATTTAtgtaattggcgttcaggaaggatgtccaaacag acgggaatgggagataaaattacaagagACCCTTGGTCCGCACTACGTGCTATACCActcatccgggctcggagtcttgtatctcaccatctttattcgacgggagctgatctggttctgctcag aggtagagcacacccatgtaacaaccaggctattccaccatgtaaaaactaaaggagccttgggtgttgccttcactgtctttgggacatcattcctgtttattaattcccatatgagat ttggggcagtctacaagaggatccaggactataaaactatcaccgagggtctccgtctgcctcaaattattccggaaagaataaactccaatgcct tggacgtcaccagccgctttgatcgggttttttggtttggggacctcaattttcaactaaaagaggacagaaaaaacgtggaatctcttctgaaaaacattaaaggaagagatatgtccagtctcctcaaacacgaccatctgaatgaagccaagaacaacg ggtccatatttgtagggtttaaggagcacaccattgaattccttcctacatacaagttcgacattggcacagacacctacgatacatcagaaaagcagagaattccatcatatacg gacagggtgttgtttaagagccaatacgagggagatgtgcgagtcctgagatacgactcatgccctgttttgaagacctcagaccaccgacccgtttttggcatctttgaagtaaagctcagacctggttcagataa tatatttctcattccagcatcccattggctggtggaagctttgaccgcaagatctatttga
- the LOC142699075 gene encoding phosphatidylinositol polyphosphate 5-phosphatase type IV-like isoform X1: protein MPFWRKTKKYHVSQIPDKGNLMKEIPTMEEPNISLQKFSIIKDMPAEKCSDPSHSKSCDIGSKNTKKSTIRSLGSSAVIGAKELDRCFPNRRLRLYVATWNMEGKEFPQNLEDLLLPSDDTKDIYVIGVQEGCPNRREWEIKLQETLGPHYVLYHSSGLGVLYLTIFIRRELIWFCSEVEHTHVTTRLFHHVKTKGALGVAFTVFGTSFLFINSHMRFGAVYKRIQDYKTITEGLRLPQIIPERINSNALDVTSRFDRVFWFGDLNFQLKEDRKNVESLLKNIKGRDMSSLLKHDHLNEAKNNGSIFVGFKEHTIEFLPTYKFDIGTDTYDTSEKQRIPSYTDRVLFKSQYEGDVRVLRYDSCPVLKTSDHRPVFGIFEVKLRPGSDNIPLAGGSFDRKIYLKGIRRLGQKK, encoded by the exons atgcccttttggagaaaaacaaaaaaatatcatgtctctcagattcctgataaaggaaatctgatgaaagagataccaactatggaagagcctaacatctcgctccagaagttttctatcatcaaagatatgccagctgaaaaatgcagcgatccaagtcacagcaaatcttgtgacattggctcaaagaacaccaagaagagcacaatcaggagcttgggcagcagcgctgtgattggcgctaaagaactggatcgctgtttcccaaatagacggctgagattatacgttgccacctggaatatggaggggaag gagttcccacaaaatctagaggatctgctgttgccatcagatgacaccaagGACATTTAtgtaattggcgttcaggaaggatgtccaaacag acgggaatgggagataaaattacaagagACCCTTGGTCCGCACTACGTGCTATACCActcatccgggctcggagtcttgtatctcaccatctttattcgacgggagctgatctggttctgctcag aggtagagcacacccatgtaacaaccaggctattccaccatgtaaaaactaaaggagccttgggtgttgccttcactgtctttgggacatcattcctgtttattaattcccatatgagat ttggggcagtctacaagaggatccaggactataaaactatcaccgagggtctccgtctgcctcaaattattccggaaagaataaactccaatgcct tggacgtcaccagccgctttgatcgggttttttggtttggggacctcaattttcaactaaaagaggacagaaaaaacgtggaatctcttctgaaaaacattaaaggaagagatatgtccagtctcctcaaacacgaccatctgaatgaagccaagaacaacg ggtccatatttgtagggtttaaggagcacaccattgaattccttcctacatacaagttcgacattggcacagacacctacgatacatcagaaaagcagagaattccatcatatacg gacagggtgttgtttaagagccaatacgagggagatgtgcgagtcctgagatacgactcatgccctgttttgaagacctcagaccaccgacccgtttttggcatctttgaagtaaagctcagacctggttcagataa catcccattggctggtggaagctttgaccgcaagatctatttgaagggcattaggaggttaggacaaaaaaagtag